The Brassica napus cultivar Da-Ae chromosome C7, Da-Ae, whole genome shotgun sequence genome has a segment encoding these proteins:
- the LOC106398264 gene encoding cysteine-rich receptor-like protein kinase 21, translating to MIDLSMVFWFVLIGSSAVSAQTCKKRSGVFTPNDTYDLNRKTMLSILPSIVSANDGFNKTSIGQEPNKTYGLGMCIPGTEPRTCSDCIMASAGMLLRYCPEETEATDWRYSGSLCLVRYSNRSFNGYLDEETMWKQSSNTIINSTEFVNTWDDLIGNLIDTASSKSNPKYYAAHTKQLNVSTYIYGFMQCTKYLTSWDCTGCLRQSVDEYRSCCRGSQGGSIARPSCFMRWELYPFLGLFDSPASPEDQANTTTKDGINISAGEIVTIVVVPIVVVTGLLALGFVCSRRRRGYQAFTCERGYFSAAKKRNNSDSAPQDDDGDITTSGSHQFNFRAIKAATNNFQKSNKLGHGGFGAVYKGMFQNGTEVAAKRLSKTSGQGEQEFKNEVLLVAKLQHRNLVRLLGFSVERDERILVYEFVPNKSLDYFLFDHLKRGQLDWKTRLNIIEGITRGMLYLHQDSRLTIIHRDLKASNILLDADMNPKIADFGMARSVRVNQTEANTGRVVGTFGYMPPEYVANGHFSTKSDVYSFGVLLLEIIGGKKNSSFHRIDGSASNLVTYVWRLWSNESLLELVDPAIGENYDKDAVIRCIHIGLLCVQESPADRPSMPTIFQMLTNTSITLPVPQQPGFFFRERSASDPLAERLLPGPSPIVSFACSIDDASIASVSPR from the exons ATGATCGACTTGTCAATGGTCTTTTGGTTTGTGCTCATAGGCTCTAGTGCTGTCTCGGCTCAAACATGCAAGAAGAGATCTGGTGTTTTCACTCCCAATGATACTTACGATTTAAACCGCAAAACAATGCTCTCGATTCTTCCTTCTATTGTCTCTGCTAATGACGGCTTCAACAAAACTTCGATTGGGCAAGAGCCAAACAAAACATATGGTCTGGGGATGTGTATCCCAGGTACTGAACCACGGACGTGTTCTGATTGTATCATGGCCTCAGCTGGCATGTTATTACGGTACTGTCCTGAAGAGACAGAAGCTACAGACTGGAGATACAGCGGATCACTTTGTCTGGTACGGTACTCAAACCGATCGTTTAACGGATATCTCGACGAAGAAACGATGTGGAAGCAGAGCAGTAATACCATCATTAACTCTACGGAGTTTGTAAATACATGGGATGATTTGATAGGTAACTTGATAGACACTGCTTCGTCAAAGTCCAACCCCAAATACTACGCGGCCCACACGAAACAACTTAATGTATCCACCTATATATACGGTTTCATGCAATGCACTAAATACCTAACATCGTGGGACTGCACGGGATGTCTACGACAGAGCGTGGATGAATATAGGTCGTGCTGCCGCGGGAGTCAAGGAGGCTCTATAGCGAGGCCTAGCTGTTTCATGCGATGGGAATTATATCCCTTCTTGGGACTTTTTGATTCTCCAGCTTCACCTGAAGATCAAGCCAACACAACCACGAAAG ATGGCATAAATATTTCGGCCGGAGAAATTGTGACAATTGTCGTTGTTCCCATCGTTGTGGTCACTGGACTGCTCGCTCTTGGATTTGTTTGTTCGAGGAGAAGAAGAGGTTATCAAGCATTTACATGTGAAC GGGGATACTTTTCGGCTGCAAAGAAAAGGAACAATTCTGATTCGGCACCTCAAGATGATG ATGGGGATATTACAACTTCAGGTTCACATCAATTCAATTTTAGAGCAATTAAAGCTGCAACAAATAATTTTCAGAAGAGTAACAAGCTTGGTCATGGTGGATTTGGCGCAGTTTACAAG GGTATGTTCCAGAATGGAACAGAAGTTGCTGCAAAGAGGCTGTCTAAAACTTCAGGTCAAGGTGAGCAAGAGTTCAAGAACGAAGTGCTTCTTGTAGCTAAGCTTCAACACAGAAATCTTGTTAGACTTCTAGGGTTTTCTGTGGAAAGAGATGAAAGGATACTAGTCTATGAGTTTGTGCCCAACAAAAGCCTCGATTATTTCCTTTTCG ACCATTTGAAGAGGGGTCAATTGGATTGGAAAACACGGCTCAATATTATCGAGGGAATCACTCGTGGGATGCTATATCTTCATCAAGATTCACGACTCACAATCATACACCGTGACCTCAAAGCCAGTAATATTCTTTTAGATGCTGATATGAACCCTAAAATAGCGGATTTTGGTATGGCTAGGAGTGTCAGAGTAAATCAAACAGAAGCCAATACAGGAAGAGTAGTTGGAACATT CGGTTACATGCCACCTGAGTATGTGGCAAATGGGCATTTCTCGACGAAATCTGATGTGTATAGTTTTGGAGTATTGCTTCTAGAGATCATTGGTGGGAAGAAGAACAGTAGCTTCCATCGGATAGATGGTTCAGCAAGCAACTTGGTCACATAT GTTTGGAGGCTTTGGAGCAATGAATCACTGTTGGAACTCGTAGATCCAGCCATTGGGGAGAACTATGATAAGGATGCAGTCATTAGATGCATCCACATTGGGTTATTATGTGTGCAAGAAAGTCCTGCAGATCGTCCAAGCATGCCCACAATATTTCAAATGCTCACTAATACTTCAATTACTCTGCCTGTACCTCAGCAACCTGGATTTTTCTTCAGGGAGAGATCTGCGTCAGACCCATTAGCCGAGAGATTGCTGCCTGGTCCGTCTCCTATCGTGTCTTTTGCTTGTTCTATCGATGATGCATCGATCGCGAGTGTTAGTCCTCGTTGA